A stretch of Rhizobium sp. TH2 DNA encodes these proteins:
- a CDS encoding LLM class flavin-dependent oxidoreductase, with protein MIPFSILDLSQVVEGGTVEKSFRNTARMAKAAEDAGYLRYWLAEHHGMPAVASSATSVLIGHVGHATSKIRIGSGGIMLPNHAPLVIAEQFGTLAALFPGRVDLGLGRAPGTDMRTARALRRDLEAGAHTFPNDILELQRLFGPVEDGQQILAMPGVNSNVPIWLLGSSLYSAHLAAALGLPYAFASHFAPDALMDAIAIYRERFQPSAQLEKPYVMAGIMGVVADTDAEAKYHFTSAQLQFINLRRNTRGYFPKPVESMDEHWTESERYNVEHTLQYAIVGSPKTAERDLADFIRVTGIDELIISMPISDVDARLRSIELFAGLDTIVRKAA; from the coding sequence ATGATACCTTTTTCCATTCTCGACCTCTCGCAGGTCGTCGAAGGCGGCACCGTCGAAAAAAGCTTCAGAAACACCGCCCGCATGGCGAAAGCCGCCGAAGACGCCGGCTATCTGCGCTACTGGCTTGCCGAACACCATGGCATGCCGGCGGTCGCGAGTTCGGCAACATCCGTGCTGATCGGCCATGTCGGCCACGCGACGTCGAAGATCCGCATCGGCTCGGGCGGCATCATGCTGCCCAACCACGCACCGCTGGTGATCGCCGAGCAGTTCGGCACGCTGGCCGCGCTGTTTCCGGGCCGCGTCGATCTTGGCCTCGGCCGCGCGCCGGGCACCGATATGCGGACCGCCCGGGCATTGCGCCGTGATCTTGAAGCAGGCGCCCACACATTCCCCAACGATATCCTGGAACTCCAGCGCCTGTTCGGCCCCGTGGAAGATGGCCAGCAGATCCTCGCCATGCCGGGCGTCAATTCCAACGTGCCGATTTGGCTTCTCGGCTCCAGCCTATACTCCGCCCATCTGGCGGCCGCCCTCGGCCTGCCCTATGCCTTCGCCTCGCATTTCGCGCCGGATGCGCTGATGGATGCGATCGCCATCTATCGCGAGCGCTTCCAACCCTCGGCGCAATTGGAGAAGCCCTATGTCATGGCGGGCATCATGGGCGTGGTGGCTGATACGGACGCCGAGGCCAAATATCATTTCACCTCGGCCCAGCTTCAATTCATCAATCTGAGACGCAATACACGCGGCTATTTCCCCAAGCCGGTCGAAAGCATGGACGAGCACTGGACCGAGAGCGAGAGATACAATGTCGAGCACACGCTGCAATATGCGATCGTCGGCTCGCCGAAGACCGCCGAGCGTGATCTCGCCGATTTCATCCGGGTCACCGGGATCGATGAGCTGATCATCTCCATGCCGATATCAGATGTCGATGCGCGGCTGAGGTCGATCGAGCTTTTCGCCGGCCTCGACACGATCGTCCGCAAGGCCGCATGA
- a CDS encoding YebC/PmpR family DNA-binding transcriptional regulator, which produces MAGHSQFKNIMHRKGKQDGIRSKMFSKLAREITVAAKAGLPDPTMNAALRLAIQNAKAQSMPKDNIDRAIKKASGADAETYDQVRYEGYGPGGIAVIVEALTDNRNRTASNVRSIFTKGGGALGETGSVSFSFDHVGEIVYPLSAGDADKMMEAAIEAGADDVETDEEGHYIYCAFESMNEVSKALEAQLGEASTVKAIWKPQNSVPVDEERAQSLMKMTDSLEDDDDVQNVYTNMDIPEEVMAKLSA; this is translated from the coding sequence ATGGCCGGCCATTCACAGTTCAAGAACATCATGCACCGCAAGGGCAAGCAGGACGGCATCCGTTCGAAGATGTTCTCCAAGCTCGCGCGCGAAATCACGGTTGCCGCCAAGGCGGGCCTGCCCGACCCGACGATGAACGCCGCACTTCGCCTGGCAATCCAGAACGCCAAGGCGCAATCGATGCCGAAGGACAATATCGACCGCGCGATCAAGAAGGCCTCTGGTGCCGATGCCGAGACTTACGATCAGGTCCGCTACGAGGGCTATGGTCCCGGCGGTATCGCCGTCATCGTCGAGGCGCTGACCGACAACCGCAACCGCACGGCCTCCAATGTCCGTTCGATCTTCACCAAGGGCGGCGGTGCACTCGGCGAAACCGGCTCGGTGTCCTTTTCCTTCGATCATGTCGGCGAGATTGTCTATCCGCTCTCGGCTGGCGATGCCGACAAGATGATGGAAGCGGCGATCGAAGCCGGCGCCGACGACGTCGAAACAGACGAGGAAGGGCACTACATCTACTGCGCCTTCGAATCGATGAATGAAGTGTCCAAGGCGCTCGAAGCCCAGCTCGGCGAAGCCTCGACGGTCAAGGCGATCTGGAAGCCGCAGAATTCAGTGCCGGTCGATGAAGAGCGCGCGCAATCGCTGATGAAGATGACCGACTCGCTCGAAGACGACGACGACGTGCAGAATGTCTATACCAATATGGACATTCCCGAAGAGGTCATGGCCAAGCTGTCGGCCTGA
- a CDS encoding MBL fold metallo-hydrolase translates to MLRWLLSVMVAVGFVAAAAHAQEEKPRHFSQCQAIAGSLPGATFARFEPDADSAKLQLAAVTDEPVTITYLGHSTFYIQTPGGVTIATDYNGWYKPPVPPMVATMNHAHTTHYTLTPDPGIQHVLHGWSETPGEAIKHELMVGDTFIRNVTTDIRRWGTFEENGNSIFIFEVAGLCIGHLGHLHHELAEGHYAEIGRLDVLMVPVDGGLTMGKQSMSKVVQRLRSSVILPMHRRGPVIDDFLGMFGSEYDVFRSPEDTMQVSIRTLPKKPTIYVLKGV, encoded by the coding sequence ATGCTCCGATGGCTTTTATCGGTAATGGTTGCCGTTGGGTTCGTGGCCGCCGCGGCACATGCGCAGGAAGAAAAACCCCGCCACTTCAGCCAGTGTCAGGCGATTGCCGGCAGCCTGCCGGGCGCGACTTTTGCCCGTTTCGAGCCCGATGCCGATTCTGCCAAGCTGCAACTGGCCGCCGTGACCGACGAGCCGGTGACGATCACTTATCTCGGCCATTCGACATTCTACATCCAGACGCCCGGCGGCGTTACAATCGCCACGGATTACAACGGTTGGTACAAGCCGCCTGTCCCGCCCATGGTGGCGACCATGAACCACGCGCACACCACCCACTATACACTGACGCCCGACCCCGGAATCCAGCATGTCCTGCATGGCTGGAGCGAGACGCCGGGCGAGGCGATCAAGCATGAGCTGATGGTGGGCGATACGTTCATCCGCAACGTGACGACCGACATCCGGCGGTGGGGCACGTTCGAGGAAAACGGCAATTCGATCTTCATCTTCGAAGTCGCCGGCCTGTGCATCGGCCATCTCGGCCACCTGCATCACGAACTCGCTGAAGGGCATTACGCCGAAATCGGCAGGCTCGATGTGCTGATGGTGCCCGTCGATGGCGGGCTGACCATGGGCAAGCAATCGATGAGCAAGGTGGTGCAGCGGCTGCGCTCCTCGGTGATATTGCCCATGCACCGCCGTGGCCCGGTGATCGACGATTTCCTCGGCATGTTCGGCTCCGAATATGACGTGTTCAGATCGCCGGAGGATACGATGCAGGTGTCCATCCGCACGCTACCGAAGAAGCCGACCATCTATGTCCTGAAGGGCGTCTGA
- a CDS encoding TIGR00282 family metallophosphoesterase, producing MRLLFLGDMVGRTGRQAVFDRLPGLISDFRLDFVIVNGENAAGGFGITEDILNSTIGAGADVMTTGNHVWDQREALIFADRHDQFLRPANYPAGTPGKGSGVYMARNGARVLVANIMGRVFMSPDLDDPFKAAEGILAACPLGEQADAIIFDFHAEATSEKQCFGHFVDGRASFVVGTHTHVPTADHQILNGGTAYLSDAGMCGDYDSSLGMEKEEPLNRFLSKVPRGRFEAASGPATICGVGVDISDRTGLAENIAPLRLGPRLKETVPEFWA from the coding sequence ATGAGGCTGCTGTTTCTCGGAGACATGGTGGGGCGGACGGGGCGGCAAGCGGTGTTCGACCGGCTGCCCGGCCTGATATCGGACTTCAGGCTCGATTTCGTCATCGTCAATGGCGAGAATGCCGCCGGTGGTTTCGGGATCACCGAGGATATCCTCAATTCCACGATCGGCGCGGGCGCCGATGTGATGACCACGGGCAACCATGTCTGGGACCAGCGCGAGGCGCTGATCTTCGCCGATCGCCACGACCAGTTCCTGCGTCCGGCCAACTATCCCGCCGGCACGCCGGGCAAGGGATCGGGCGTCTATATGGCGCGGAACGGTGCGCGCGTCCTCGTTGCCAATATCATGGGGCGGGTGTTCATGAGCCCCGATCTCGACGATCCCTTCAAGGCGGCCGAGGGCATTCTTGCGGCTTGTCCGCTGGGCGAGCAGGCCGATGCGATTATCTTCGATTTTCACGCCGAGGCGACCAGCGAAAAGCAGTGCTTCGGGCATTTCGTCGATGGCCGTGCGAGCTTCGTCGTCGGCACCCACACCCATGTGCCGACCGCCGACCACCAGATCCTGAACGGCGGCACGGCCTATCTCTCGGATGCGGGCATGTGCGGCGACTATGATTCCTCGCTCGGCATGGAGAAGGAGGAGCCGCTCAACCGGTTCCTCTCCAAGGTGCCGCGCGGCCGCTTCGAGGCGGCATCGGGTCCCGCCACGATCTGTGGTGTCGGTGTCGATATTTCTGACCGAACGGGCTTGGCGGAAAATATTGCGCCGCTCCGGCTTGGCCCGCGCCTCAAGGAGACCGTGCCCGAGTTCTGGGCATAG
- a CDS encoding 5-formyltetrahydrofolate cyclo-ligase — translation MISKALKAQLRAERLAARDAIPTENRIEKSMLIADAGGEGIVFEPGQEISGFFPIRSEVDVRPLMQRLKDRGGRLSMPVVVNRHTIIFRELIAGAPLVKTGFGTSGPGPEARVVDPDVMLVPLSAYDRLGHRIGYGAGFYDRVISDLHARGKRPQLIGVAFDCQEIEVIPAEDHDVALDAILTESGLKVFGKELA, via the coding sequence ATGATTTCCAAGGCGCTGAAGGCGCAGTTGCGCGCGGAAAGACTTGCTGCACGCGATGCCATTCCCACCGAAAACCGCATAGAAAAAAGCATGCTGATCGCCGATGCCGGCGGAGAGGGCATTGTCTTCGAGCCGGGCCAGGAAATATCCGGCTTCTTCCCGATCCGTTCGGAGGTGGATGTGCGGCCCTTGATGCAACGGCTGAAGGATCGTGGCGGGCGCCTCTCCATGCCCGTGGTCGTCAACAGGCATACGATCATATTCCGCGAACTCATCGCCGGGGCGCCGCTCGTCAAGACGGGGTTCGGCACATCGGGGCCGGGCCCGGAGGCGAGGGTGGTCGATCCCGACGTGATGCTCGTGCCGCTTTCGGCCTATGATCGCCTGGGTCACCGCATCGGCTATGGTGCCGGATTCTACGACCGCGTTATTTCTGATCTTCATGCCAGGGGGAAGCGCCCGCAATTGATCGGTGTGGCCTTCGATTGCCAGGAGATCGAGGTGATCCCGGCCGAGGACCATGACGTCGCGCTCGATGCGATCCTGACCGAAAGCGGCCTCAAGGTCTTCGGGAAGGAACTGGCATGA